The Primulina huaijiensis isolate GDHJ02 chromosome 12, ASM1229523v2, whole genome shotgun sequence genome has a window encoding:
- the LOC140989446 gene encoding uncharacterized mitochondrial protein AtMg00860-like — protein sequence MNRLLDSGHEGFLVYAVDLSQDERRIYDIPVVYEFPDVFPEEIPGFPLERESEEEHVKHMRLVLQILQKKKLYAKLSKCEFWLDRVVFLGHVISQHGISVDPSKVEAVLNWARPNNVPEIRSFMGLACYYQRFIENFSKIARPITQLTQKNQRFIWSDECESSFVELKKRLTFAPVLTIPSCSRGFVVCTNASNRGFGCVLMQHGRVVAYGSRQLKLHESKYPVHDLKLAAIVFALKI from the exons ATGAATCGATTGCTAGATTCTGGTCATGAAGGTTTTCTGGTTTATGCTGTTGATCTATCGCAAGATGAGCGACGGATTTATGATATTCCTGTAGTCTATGAGTTTCCTGATGTGTTTCCAGAAGAGATTCCTGGTTTTCCACTAGAACGAGAA TCTGAAGAAGAGCATGTTAAACACATGAGATTAGTTCTTCAAATTCTTCAAAAGAAGAAGTTGTACGCAAAGTTGTccaagtgtgaattttggttagatAGGGTTGTGTTTCTGGGCCATGTCATATCTCAACATGGTATTTCTGTCGATCCaagtaaagtggaagcagtTCTGAACTGGGCACGACCGAACAATGTGccagagattcgtagtttcatgggtttagcttgTTATTACCAGAGATTTATcgaaaatttctcaaagattgctagacctaTCACTCAACTGACTCAGAAAAATCAGAGATTCATTTGGTCTGATGAATGTGAGTCAAGTTTtgttgagttgaagaagagattgactttTGCACCAGTTCTTACCATCCCAAGTTGTTCTAGAGGATTCGTTGTTTGTACCAACGCATCAAATCGAGGATTTGGTTGTGTACTGATGCAGCATGGCAGAGTTGTGGCATAtggttctcgtcagttgaaactGCATGAGTCTAAGTATCCTGTTCATGACTTGAAATTGGCTGCTATCGTTTTTGCTCTCAAGATTTGA